Genomic segment of Diachasmimorpha longicaudata isolate KC_UGA_2023 chromosome 14, iyDiaLong2, whole genome shotgun sequence:
GGTGtgagaaataatatttccctcttattttttcaaactcaTAAATTATATCCGCAAACTTTTCTGCAAAACTTttcgttatttaaaaaataatgaaacactAGGGATAGCTTGCTACATAATATATGAGGCGTAAAGTGAGACCAGTGCGAGACGTTTATCGTTTTGTAGCCAGTGAACCACGAGGCAGTCAACACCCTCCGATACTCACAGGAATAGCATTTTCAAGTTAGCTCTTCTACATGGAGAAGGTGGATTTATTTTCGAATGGATATTACAAAAGCAATAGAATTCTCATGACAGTAATTGGGATATGGCCTGAATTGTCGTCATtgcagacaatttttattcgagtTATTATGTTTGCGTTGCTGTTCTCTACAATAATACCTCAGGTACGATATTCCTGCCCGGAAAAGGGCACCATAGCGAactatatattaatatattagcatatttatttatcccgTAAAAAATCCGTAATgtgaaatttgtatttttccaGTACGCTTTTCTAGTTAGAAAATGTAATAATTTGGATGACATGATATTTGGAATATCCGCACAAATAGCTGTGTTGATTGGATTctcgaaatattattttgtggcAGTGAATATACAACGGgtttgtattttcatttcaagagtTGTTTTGTCAAcgttaaaattcaaaaataagaGCACGTGAAATCGTTGTGATAGGTAAAGACAGTTCTTGACCAAATTCAGGAAGATTGGCATATGCTCAGGAATTCACCAGCTATTAATACTGTTCACAAATACGCGGCAAAAGGACGTTTTGGAACAAGACTGTATATAGGTAGGTgttgataatttcgaagtcaGTTCGATCACCATTAATCCGGATTCGGATTTTGAAttcttaaaattgaaattccggTTAATATTcttcaataattgaatttttccagtcatgattttttcatcagctTCATTCTTTTCTATTGTCCCATTGAAGCAAGGGATTTTAGATAAACTTATGCCTCTTAATGAATCGAGGCCTAAAATCTTCATGCTGGATGTGGACTATACCTTGTACGGAATTGATGCGAATGAGCTTTATTATCCCACTCTATTCCACTCTTATTTTACGGGCATGATCGTAATGAATATGATAGTATCGGTTGATACATTTGTTTTGATAATCATCGAACATTGTTGTGGACTATTCGAATGCGTAGGGTAATTTTTTCAGTATCCGCTCAAAACCAGGACATTCCTTTTGCTACATTATGTGACAGTTGATTCCGAAATTCCAGAGTTCTCTTAGAAGGACTGGAACTACCTGAGTCTTCAAATAGCCATTGCCAAATAATCGACAGTGCGATAGTCGTACATCACCGAGCGATTTCGTAAGTACATCGAACCTGAATCTTGAAATCGATCTGCGTATCTAATAATCGATGTTTTGCTCCGTATTCTCAATATCGGTTTACAGATTGGCAGAATTCATTGAAACTTCTTTCACTATGATGTACGCTTTTGTCGTCTTAATTTGCATGATATTAATCAGCATCACAGGACTTGAAGTATgacaattattgattatttgaaTTGATTTCTGCTTGCTATGACATTTATGATACCGTTGCAATAACCAAAATTATTGGCACACATCACAAAATCACCCAGGACAAcctaacaaattcattttccaattccaCGTCACCCCTCCTGGGATCGATGGGTGGAGCGAACAGGGGGCCTCACCCCCTAGGTGTTTATTATGTTTTCTGTAAATATTACTCTTTAGCGTATAGTTGGCTTCCGGACGGATGGACGAATGTAATTAATAACGTGATAGGATAAAAGTACATTTTTCCGTTACGCAATTGTTTTAGTTGGCCATAAAAATCGACGAAATAGGTGAGGTGATAAGGTTCGGAGCATTTGTCGTTGGTCAGCTCACCCACCTCCTATTTATGAGTCTACCAGGCCAGAAATTACTCGA
This window contains:
- the LOC135169230 gene encoding odorant receptor 4-like isoform X2 produces the protein MEKVDLFSNGYYKSNRILMTVIGIWPELSSLQTIFIRVIMFALLFSTIIPQYAFLVRKCNNLDDMIFGISAQIAVLIGFSKYYFVAVNIQRVKTVLDQIQEDWHMLRNSPAINTVHKYAAKGRFGTRLYIVMIFSSASFFSIVPLKQGILDKLMPLNESRPKIFMLDVDYTLYGIDANELYYPTLFHSYFTGMIVMNMIVSVDTFVLIIIEHCCGLFECVGVLLEGLELPESSNSHCQIIDSAIVVHHRAISLAEFIETSFTMMYAFVVLICMILISITGLELAIKIDEIGEVIRFGAFVVGQLTHLLFMSLPGQKLLDHSARVSEAVSNWCGTSLNARKLISVMLMRSMKPLTMTAGGFYIMNLENFANVLRTSFSYFTVILSNR
- the LOC135169230 gene encoding odorant receptor 4-like isoform X1; its protein translation is MEKVDLFSNGYYKSNRILMTVIGIWPELSSLQTIFIRVIMFALLFSTIIPQYAFLVRKCNNLDDMIFGISAQIAVLIGFSKYYFVAVNIQRVKTVLDQIQEDWHMLRNSPAINTVHKYAAKGRFGTRLYIVMIFSSASFFSIVPLKQGILDKLMPLNESRPKIFMLDVDYTLYGIDANELYYPTLFHSYFTGMIVMNMIVSVDTFVLIIIEHCCGLFECVGVLLEGLELPESSNSHCQIIDSAIVVHHRAISLAEFIETSFTMMYAFVVLICMILISITGLELAIKIDEIGEVIRFGAFVVGQLTHLLFMSLPGQKLLDHSARVSEAVYSSNWCGTSLNARKLISVMLMRSMKPLTMTAGGFYIMNLENFANVLRTSFSYFTVILSNR